From Granulicella sp. WH15, the proteins below share one genomic window:
- a CDS encoding SDR family NAD(P)-dependent oxidoreductase, whose translation MAKVWLITGSGNGLGRDIAEAALAAGDNVVAGARRIEELTPLVAQYGDRVKPVTLEVRDEAAAKAAVQLAVDTFGRLDVLVNNAGYGQIAPFEQISAEDFQAVIDTCLYGVVYTTRAAVPVMRKQKSGYIFQVSSVGGRIAIGGNTPYHAAKWAVGGFSDSLAMEVAPFGVKICTLEPGGIRTNWARRAGQDAPELLPEYEASIGAILKLLQTIEGRQEGDPRKIADLIVQLANSDEVPVRLILGVDAEKRVQRAETVRAEEAAKWRHLTISTVFEDAEAIPELLKH comes from the coding sequence ATGGCTAAGGTCTGGTTGATTACAGGAAGTGGAAACGGTCTGGGACGGGATATCGCCGAGGCGGCTTTGGCAGCGGGCGACAACGTGGTGGCTGGAGCGCGCCGTATCGAAGAACTGACGCCTCTGGTGGCTCAGTATGGGGACCGGGTGAAACCCGTGACGCTGGAAGTGCGGGATGAGGCGGCGGCAAAGGCTGCCGTGCAATTGGCGGTGGATACCTTTGGGCGGCTGGATGTGCTAGTCAACAACGCCGGTTACGGGCAGATCGCTCCCTTCGAGCAGATCAGCGCGGAGGATTTTCAGGCCGTTATCGACACGTGCCTGTATGGCGTGGTCTACACGACGCGCGCCGCTGTGCCGGTCATGCGCAAGCAGAAGAGCGGCTATATCTTCCAGGTATCTTCGGTAGGCGGTCGCATTGCCATCGGCGGAAATACGCCGTACCACGCGGCGAAGTGGGCAGTAGGCGGTTTCAGCGACTCGCTGGCCATGGAGGTCGCGCCGTTTGGAGTGAAGATCTGCACACTGGAGCCGGGTGGCATTCGGACCAACTGGGCGCGGCGCGCGGGGCAGGATGCGCCGGAGCTATTGCCGGAGTATGAAGCATCAATTGGCGCGATCCTCAAACTGCTGCAGACCATTGAAGGCCGCCAGGAAGGCGATCCGCGCAAGATTGCCGATCTGATTGTACAGCTGGCAAACAGCGACGAGGTGCCGGTGCGCTTGATCCTCGGTGTCGATGCGGAAAAGCGGGTGCAGCGCGCCGAGACCGTGCGTGCGGAGGAAGCCGCTAAGTGGAGGCATCTAACGATCTCAACGGTGTTTGAAGATGCAGAAGCCATTCCTGAACTACTAAAGCACTAA